The Cuculus canorus isolate bCucCan1 chromosome 16, bCucCan1.pri, whole genome shotgun sequence genome includes a region encoding these proteins:
- the AAR2 gene encoding protein AAR2 homolog translates to MAAEMDPDLARQLFAEGAAVVVLALPEGAEFGIDCGAWRVGPRFRGMKMVPPGLHFVHCSAGRGGETGPRSGLFLSLRRREVRPLRWDAALEALRPLPEGDGEALRENLRELDPFLGPYPYESLKRWVSLSGCLSEAAVEMLQPESGLVCAFSEVLPVAAGRHSRDRAEQHLPRFDAECQSYAEGLARLPRMEPRAGTRIRFTELPEQTYPDGATPQEITRHSMDLSYALEKVIEQRYASQPRDLLAELQFAFICFLIGNVYDAFEHWKRLLNILCRSEDAIGKYQDLYINLISVLYHQLNEIPADFFVDIVSQDNFLTSTLQVFFSCTCSAAVDGTLRKKAEKFKAHLTKKFKWDFEAEPDDCAPIVVELPEGVQVD, encoded by the exons ATGGCGGCCGAGATGGATCCCGATCTGGCGCGGCAGCTGTTCGCGGAGGGCGCGGCCGTGGTGGTGTTGGCCCTGCCCGAGGGCGCGGAGTTCGGCATCGACTGCGGCGCGTGGCGCGTGGGGCCGCGGTTCCGCGGGATGAAGATGGTGCCGCCGGGGCTGCACTTCGTGCACTGCAGCGCGGGCCGCGGCGGCGAGACGGGGCCGCGCTCCGGGCTCTTCCTCAGCCTGCGGCGCCGCGAGGTGCGGCCGCTGCGCTGGGACGCGGCCCTCGAGGCCCTGCGGCCGCTGCCGGAGGGGGACGGCGAGGCGCTGCGGGAGAACCTGCGGGAGCTCGACCCGTTCCTGGGGCCGTACCCGTACGAGAGCCTGAAGAGGTGGGTGTCCCTCAGCGGGTGCCTCAGCGAGGCGGCGGTGGAGATGCTGCAGCCCGAGAGCGGGCTCGTCTGCGCCTTCTCGGAGGTGCTGCCGGTGGCGGCGGGGCGGCACAGCAGGGACCGGGCCGAGCAGCACCTGCCCCGCTTCGACGCCGAGTGCCAGAGCTACGCCGAGGGGCTGGCGAGGCTGCCCCGCATGGAGCCGCGGGCCGGCACCCGCATCAGGTTCACGGAGCTGCCCGAGCAGACGTACCCCGACGGAGCCACACCGCAGGAGATAACCCGGCACAGCATGGACCTCAGCTATGCTCTGGAGAAAGTGATCGAGCAGCGGTACGCCAGCCAGCCTCGGGATCTGCTTG CCGAGTTGCAGTTTGCTTTCATCTGCTTCCTGATCGGGAACGTGTACGATGCTTTTGAGcactggaaaagacttttgaacATCCTGTGCCGATCTGAAGATGCCATAGGGAAGTACCAAGACCTTTACATCAATCTCATTTCGGTGCTGTATCACCAGCTCAATGAAATCCCAGCTGATTTTTTTGTGGACATTGTCTCCCAGGACAACTTTTTAACCAGCACTTTACAG gtgtttttttcctgcacgTGCAGCGCTGCTGTTGATGGGACCCTAAGGAAGAAGGCTGAAAAATTCAAGGCTCACCTGACGAAGAAATTTAAATGGGACTTTGAGGCAGAGCCTGACGACTGTGCTCCTATAGTGGTAGAACTTCCTGAGGGCGTGCAGGTGGACTAA